GACCAAAATTCAACATACTCAGCCGGGCAAGGGCGGCGCATATCTTCAGGTTGAGCTCAAGGATTTGATGTCGGGCACCAAACTCAATGAACGCTTCCGCGCTTCCGAGAATGTCGAGCGCGTGCGCCTCGATCAAAAAGTGCATCAGTTTCTCTTTGCCGAGGACGATATGCTGACATTCATGGATTTGGAGAGCTTCGATCAAATTTCTCTGCCGCGCGAGATTGTCGGCGAGCCGGTCGTCTTCCTTCAGGACGGCATGGAGGTGACGGTCGAATCCCACGAAGGCACGGTGATCGGCGTCGAAATGCCCGAAACTGCGGTTCAGGTGGTCACGGAGACCGAGCCCGTGGTCAAGGGACAGACGGCGGCCGCGTCTTATAAGCCGGCGCTCCTCGACAACGGCGTGCGGACCCTGGTGCCGGCACATGTCCACGAAGGCGATCGAGTGGTGCTGAATACGGGCGACGGCAGCTATGTCGAACGCGCGCGCGCCTGACGCGGGAAGCTAAAGCCCCTTGTCCCGCCGCTCCCCGCTCATCACTGTCATGGCCAACGCCGCCTACAAGGCAGCGCGTGGGTTGTGCCGAGATTTCGGCGAAGTTGAACAACTCCAAGTTTCACGTAAGGGGCCGGCCGATTTTGTGTCGTCGGCTGACCACAAAGCCGAAGAAATGCTGGTCGAGGACCTTCGCCGGGCGCGCCCCAAATTTGGGTTTCTGCTCGAAGAAGGCGGTGAAATAGTGGGCGAAGACAGTTCCAACCGTTGGATTATCGACCCGCTGGACGGCACGACGAATTTTCTCCACGGCATTCCGCATTTCGCCATTTCTATCGGCTTAGAGCGCGACAGCAAGATGTTTGCCGGCGTGATTTACGATCCGCTGCGCGACGAATTGTTCTGGGCCGAATCCGGTAGTGGCGCGTTTGTGAACTCAACGCGCTTGCGCGTCTCGGCGCGCCCGCGCCTGGACGAAGCGCTGATTGCCACGGGCATGCCCTTCAAGGGCCGCGCCAGCCATCCAGAATATTCCGAGATGCTCGACCGCATGTCGGCGGAAACCGCAGGCGTGCGACGCTTCGGCTCCGCGGCGCTCGATTTGGCCTATGTCGCGGCCGGGCGCTTTGACGGATTTTGGGAATTCGCGCTGTCGCCGTGGGATATCGCCGCCGGGTTGGCGATTCTGCGTGAAGCAGGCGGCATCGTCACCGAAGTGAACGGCGGCGATGCGATGATGGCATCGGGCGATATCCTTGCCAGCAACGGGAATCTGCACGAGGATTTGCGGCGCCTATTGGCAAAAGCGGCTGCACCCGCGAAAAAATAGGGCCTGAATCGTCTCCACGACGACGCTGTTGTCGGCACCGAACCCCTATACTATTGTAAGCGCGCAAAAAATTGGGAGAGTAGTTATCTATATCGCCCGCATATTTTCCGACAAAGCCGCCACCGCGTTCGCGGCCGCGCGCTCATTTTTCATTCTGCCCGCACTGTTGCTGTCCGCACTGTCGCTGCTCGTACTGTGGCTGGCCCCGGCAAACTCCGTGTTTGCTCAGGACACCGTCTTTATCGGCGGCAGCGGCCAGAATGGTTTCGAAATCGACCTCGGCGCGCTCGACCATTTTTCGTCGCCCCGAGGCACGGACCGAGGCTTGCGCCATCCGGGCGTCGCCGGTGGTGGCTTGGCGCCGGTCACGCTGCGCCCGCCCGGCGAACCACCTAGAGCCGACAGCGCACGCGCCACAGCACCGGAACCCAAGCCGACTAAGCCGGCTAAGCCCGCTAAGATGGTAACCAAACTGGAAACGCCGGCGACGGTCGCCCCTGCCACGGTCGCCCCCACTATGGTCGCCCCCACGTTGGACGCCCCCGCTTTGGAGGCTGTGGCAACGCCGAAACTGGCGGCGCCGGCGCCGGCGCCCGGCCCGGTGCTGGCAAAAGCGCCGGAGAACATGACGGCGGAAGAGCGCGCCGCAGCGAAGAAACGCAACAAGAATTCTGTATCCAGCACCAGCTTCGCCGACGAGGCAGCTCTACTCGACCTCGACGCACCGTCAGCAGCGAAAACCAAACCGGCCGCGCAGCCGAAGGCGGCCACGGCAGCCAAGCCCAAAGCACAACCCAAATCGGAGGCCAAAGCAGAGACCAAAGCAGCGCCGGAGACCGTATTGGTTGCGCTCGATCCGCCAACTGCCCAGACGAATCCGGTGGCGCCATCTGTGCCTGGCGAAACCATGCAAATTTTATTTGGTGCGGGTGATTCAGCGCTTCCCAAAACCGCACAAGCACCGCTCGCCACTCTTGCCTCTGCGCTGGGCCAGGATGAAACGTTGCGCCTGCAACTCAAGGCCTATGCCGGCGGCGGCGACGATTCAGCCTCGCAAGCGCGCCGATTGTCGTTGTCGCGCGCCCTTGCAGTGCGCTCGGAATTGATCGAACAAGGCGTGCGTAGCACCCGTATCGATGTCCGAGCGTTGGGCAACAAATCTGAGGACGGGACGAGCGACCGGGTAGACGTCGTCCTGGTGCAGCGCTAACCCGATGAGCGCTCCGATAGCCCTGTCGCAGCCGCAATGAGCGCTCTACGCCCGTTTCTGATTCGCATGAGCGCCTTTTTGGCGATTGTCGTCGCCATTTGCGCAGCCCTATTCTCGACCCTGCTTGAAGCGTTTCTCGCCAACCCGGCTTTGAATAGCGTGATTCTGGGCGCGCTGATGATCGGCATTGTGTTCGCCTTCCGGCAGGTCTTGCGGCTCGCGCCTGAAACCGCGTGGCTCAACACCGCCCAAACTAATGAGCCCGGACTCTCGGATCAGCGCGCGCCGCGCATGCTGGCGCCGCTCGCCACCATGATCGCGGAACGGCGTGGGCGGGTATCGCTCTCCGCCGTTTCCATGCGCAGCGTGCTCGATGGCATCGGCTCGCGCCTCGACGAGAGCCATGAATTGGCGCGCTACCTGATCGGCCTCTTAATCTTTCTCGGATTGCTCGGCACGTTCTGGGGCCTCTTACAGACCGTGTCCTCGGTGGGCGATGTAATTGGCGGGCTTTCAGTCGGCGGCGACGACTTAGGCTCGGCCTTTGATGACCTCAAGGGCGGGCTCGAGGCGCCGCTTGCCGGCATGGGAACGGCGTTCAGTTCTTCGCTCTTTGGCCTCGCCGGCTCGCTGGTGCTGGGCTTCTTGGAATTGCAGGCGTCGCAGGCACAAAACCGATTCTACAATAATTTGGAGGATTGGTTGTCGTCCTACACCCGCCTCACCGGCGGCACGCTGTCGGTCGAAGGCGGAGACCAATCAGTGCCGGCCTATGTGAGTGCCCTCCTTGAGCGCACCGCGGACAGCCTTGACGATCTTCAGCGCACGCTGTCCCGCGGTGAGGACAACCGCGCCTCCTCGAGCGCTAATATACTCGCGCTCACCGAGCGCTTAGCGGCCCTGACGGATCAAATGCGCGCCGAACAAGACCTCATGGTCAAGCTGGTGGAGAACCAGATGGAAATGCGCCCGGTGCTGGAGCGCCTGGCCGAGACGGGCCGCCAACCGATATCCCTCGACGATGCCAGCCGCGCGCATTTGCGCAATCTCGACGTCTATGTCGGACGGTTGCTCGAAGAAATGGTGTCGGGGCGCGAGCAAAGCGTGAATGAGCTCAAAAGCGAATTCAAACTTCTGGCCCGCACAATCGCCGCCGTTGCCGAAAACCAACGGCGCGACGGGCGCGGCTGACGCGGTTCGACCGCGATGTCATACGGTTCCCGTTCCCGCCGCCACCAAGGAGGCTCTTCGGCTATCTGGCCTGGCTTCGTCGATGTTCTCTCGACGTTGCTGTTGGTCATGATCTTTTTGCTCGTCGTCTATATGCTGGCGCAATATTTCCTGCAGCGCTCGGTTTCGGAAAAAAGCGCAGCGCTGACCGAGCTCGACCATCAGGTCGCGGAGTTGGCCGATCTGCTCTCGCTGGAGCGCCAATCAAACACCGATCTGCGCACAAATATTTCTCAACTTTCCAGCGAGCTGCAAAGCTCCCTCGCCGAACGCGATGCGCTGAGCCTGGCGCTGACCCGATCCGAGGACGAGTCCAATACCTTACGCTTGCGTTTGCGCGATATGACGGCAGAAGCGCAGACCGCGCTCAGCGATGCGACCGAAGCCAACCGCGTCGCCGTGGAAACGCAATTGCGCGCCGAAGCCGGAGAAGAAAAAATCCGCGTGATGCTCAGCGATGTCGAGCAATTACGCCGCGACATCGCCGCACTACAAACCGTTCGCAGCGATCTGGAGGAAAGAGTCGTCGAGCTTGCCGCCGCGCTGCGTGACAGCGAAGGCGATAAAGCGCGCCTCGATCAAGCGTTCAGCGCCGCCCGCGATCGCTCGACCGAGCTGATGGCGAAACTCTCCGATGAGAGCGAACGCACCGCCCTTGCCCAGAAAGAACTGGGCGACCGAGATGTCAGGTTGAGCGAGTTGCAGGGCCTTTATATGCTGTCCGAAAATCAACTGATGCAGGCACGCGATCTGACGGCACGGCAATCCGATGAAATTGGCGTTCTCAACCAGCAAATACTGGCGTTGAGGGCGCAACTGACCCGCATTGAAGAGGCGCTGGATACGTCGGAAGCCGAATCAAAGGAGCAGAATGTGGTGATCGCCGATCTCGGCCGGCGCCTCAATCTTGCCCTCGCCGCCAAGGTCGAAGAACTGGCCGAATACCGCTCGGAATTTTTTGGCCGGCTGCGCCAAGTTCTCGCTGGCCGTCAGGGCTTCACCATCATAGGTGACCGCTTTGTTTTTCAATCCGAAGTGCTATTCGGCTCCGGTTCGGCCGAGCTCGGCATCGGTGGAAAATTGGGGTTGAATACGTTCGCCACCGTTCTGAAAGAGGTCATGACGCGCATCCCCGAAGACTTGCCCTGGATCTTACAGGTCGACGGACATACGGACCGCATTCCTATTCAAACGGCGCGCTTCCCTTCCAACTGGGAGCTATCGGCGGCGCGCGCCATCGAGGTCGTGAATTATCTGGTGACTCGGGGCATACCCCCGGAACGGCTGAGCGCCACCGGTTACGGCCAGTTTCAACCGCTTGACACACGCGACGATGAGATCGCTCACCGGCGCAACCGGCGCATCGAACTTAAGCTGACTCAGCGCTGAGCGGCCCCGTGGTGGCAACCGTCGCATCACCAGCGCCATCGGCTCCGGTGCTGTCGAATTGGAGCGACGCCAGGCGCGCATAGAGGCCGTCTTCGGCAACCAGGGCGTCATGGGTTCCTTCGGCAACGACGCGGCCTTCTTGCATCACCACGATACGGTCGGCCTTTTGGACAGTGGCCAGGCGATGCGCGATGACGATGGTGGTGCGCCCAACCATCAAGCTCTCCAATGCTTTTTGCACTGCGCGCTCGCTCTCGGCATCGAGCGCGCTGGTGGCTTCGTCGAGTAGAAGAATCACGGGGTTGCGCAAGATTGCCCGGGCAATAGCCAGGCGCTGCTTCTGGCCGCCGGAGAGCCGCATGCCCTTCTCGCCAAGGAAGGTGGCGAAGCCTTCAGGGAGAGCGTCTAAGAATTCTTCTGCGCCCGCCGCCCGTGCTGCCGCTCGCACATCTTCGTCGCTCGCGCTAGGGCGGCCGAAGCGGATATTTTCCCACGCGCTGGCGGCAAATATCGCCGGGTCTTGTGGCACGAGGCCGAACCTGGCGCGCGCCTCCTCAGGCAGGGCCTGGCGCAGATCCATTCCGTCGACCCGTACCGTGCCCTGTGTGGGATCGTAAAACCGCAGCAACAAATTAAAAACACTGGTCTTGCCGGCACCGGACGGCCCAACCAGGGCGACGCGTTCGCCGGGCCTGACGTTCAGCCGATAGTCGATCAGCGCTGGCTCATCGGGGCGCGAGGGATAGTTGAATGTGACATTCTCCAGGGCGATGGCGCCCTCGGCCGGCTCAGGTAGCGGTTTGGGGTTTTCCGGCGCGGCGATATCGCTTTGCTGGCGCAACAATTCCACCAGCCGCTCGGCCGCACCAGCAGCATGTTGGAGATCACCGTAAACTTCGCTTAGCGATCCTACCGAGCCCGCAACGACAACCGCGTAGAACAAAAAGGATGCCAATTCGCCGCCACTCAATCTGCCGTCGAGGACATCATGGCCGCCTAGCCAAAGCACCGCGGTGATGCCGGTAAAGACGAACAGAATGACGAAGGCTGTGAGATAGGCGCGCGCGCGCACGCGGCCGAGCGCCGTCTGAAAGGCGCTATCAACTTTGGCGCCGAAACTGTCCTGGGTGTTGGCCTCGTGGCCGAACGCCTGAACGGTTTGAATGCCATTGAGCGCCTCTTCCACCTGGCCGCCAAGATCGGCGATGCGGTCTTGGCTGAGGCGCGAGCGCTGGCGCACGCGACGGCCGAGAACGATGATCGGCACCACAACTACAGGCACAAGCAGGAAAACCAGACCGGTCAATCTCGGACTGGTGATGAACAACATCACGATACCGCCGGTAAGCAGGAGCAGATTGCGCAGCGCCGAAGATGCTTGGCTGCCGATTACGGTTTGCAGCAGCGTGGTATCGGTGGTGATGCGCGACAGCAGCTCGCCGGTCTTGTTGATCTCGAAAAACGCCGGGCTGAGGCGGAGGATTCGGGAGAAAATTGCGAGACGGATATCGGCCACCACCCGCTCGCCCAGCCAAGAGACCAGATAAAACCGCGAAAATGTGCTGGCAGCCAGCAGAACCACCATCCCAATTAGGTAGATCAGTGCATTGTTTAGGAGATCGATATTATTTAGGAGATCGATACTATCGCCGGCCAGGCCCTCATCGATGAGCAGCCGCAA
The Pseudomonadota bacterium genome window above contains:
- the efp gene encoding elongation factor P — protein: MKINGNAIRPGMVIEHQKRLWIATKIQHTQPGKGGAYLQVELKDLMSGTKLNERFRASENVERVRLDQKVHQFLFAEDDMLTFMDLESFDQISLPREIVGEPVVFLQDGMEVTVESHEGTVIGVEMPETAVQVVTETEPVVKGQTAAASYKPALLDNGVRTLVPAHVHEGDRVVLNTGDGSYVERARA
- a CDS encoding inositol monophosphatase family protein, whose amino-acid sequence is MSRRSPLITVMANAAYKAARGLCRDFGEVEQLQVSRKGPADFVSSADHKAEEMLVEDLRRARPKFGFLLEEGGEIVGEDSSNRWIIDPLDGTTNFLHGIPHFAISIGLERDSKMFAGVIYDPLRDELFWAESGSGAFVNSTRLRVSARPRLDEALIATGMPFKGRASHPEYSEMLDRMSAETAGVRRFGSAALDLAYVAAGRFDGFWEFALSPWDIAAGLAILREAGGIVTEVNGGDAMMASGDILASNGNLHEDLRRLLAKAAAPAKK
- a CDS encoding OmpA family protein — its product is MSAPNPYTIVSAQKIGRVVIYIARIFSDKAATAFAAARSFFILPALLLSALSLLVLWLAPANSVFAQDTVFIGGSGQNGFEIDLGALDHFSSPRGTDRGLRHPGVAGGGLAPVTLRPPGEPPRADSARATAPEPKPTKPAKPAKMVTKLETPATVAPATVAPTMVAPTLDAPALEAVATPKLAAPAPAPGPVLAKAPENMTAEERAAAKKRNKNSVSSTSFADEAALLDLDAPSAAKTKPAAQPKAATAAKPKAQPKSEAKAETKAAPETVLVALDPPTAQTNPVAPSVPGETMQILFGAGDSALPKTAQAPLATLASALGQDETLRLQLKAYAGGGDDSASQARRLSLSRALAVRSELIEQGVRSTRIDVRALGNKSEDGTSDRVDVVLVQR
- a CDS encoding flagellar motor protein MotA; protein product: MSALRPFLIRMSAFLAIVVAICAALFSTLLEAFLANPALNSVILGALMIGIVFAFRQVLRLAPETAWLNTAQTNEPGLSDQRAPRMLAPLATMIAERRGRVSLSAVSMRSVLDGIGSRLDESHELARYLIGLLIFLGLLGTFWGLLQTVSSVGDVIGGLSVGGDDLGSAFDDLKGGLEAPLAGMGTAFSSSLFGLAGSLVLGFLELQASQAQNRFYNNLEDWLSSYTRLTGGTLSVEGGDQSVPAYVSALLERTADSLDDLQRTLSRGEDNRASSSANILALTERLAALTDQMRAEQDLMVKLVENQMEMRPVLERLAETGRQPISLDDASRAHLRNLDVYVGRLLEEMVSGREQSVNELKSEFKLLARTIAAVAENQRRDGRG
- a CDS encoding peptidoglycan -binding protein; the encoded protein is MSYGSRSRRHQGGSSAIWPGFVDVLSTLLLVMIFLLVVYMLAQYFLQRSVSEKSAALTELDHQVAELADLLSLERQSNTDLRTNISQLSSELQSSLAERDALSLALTRSEDESNTLRLRLRDMTAEAQTALSDATEANRVAVETQLRAEAGEEKIRVMLSDVEQLRRDIAALQTVRSDLEERVVELAAALRDSEGDKARLDQAFSAARDRSTELMAKLSDESERTALAQKELGDRDVRLSELQGLYMLSENQLMQARDLTARQSDEIGVLNQQILALRAQLTRIEEALDTSEAESKEQNVVIADLGRRLNLALAAKVEELAEYRSEFFGRLRQVLAGRQGFTIIGDRFVFQSEVLFGSGSAELGIGGKLGLNTFATVLKEVMTRIPEDLPWILQVDGHTDRIPIQTARFPSNWELSAARAIEVVNYLVTRGIPPERLSATGYGQFQPLDTRDDEIAHRRNRRIELKLTQR
- a CDS encoding ABC transporter transmembrane domain-containing protein; translation: MFGPGRGRRKSRSDREKGKDLKQIRPLMQYIRPYRPVVFGALVALTVSAAAVLAMGVGLRLLIDEGLAGDSIDLLNNIDLLNNALIYLIGMVVLLAASTFSRFYLVSWLGERVVADIRLAIFSRILRLSPAFFEINKTGELLSRITTDTTLLQTVIGSQASSALRNLLLLTGGIVMLFITSPRLTGLVFLLVPVVVVPIIVLGRRVRQRSRLSQDRIADLGGQVEEALNGIQTVQAFGHEANTQDSFGAKVDSAFQTALGRVRARAYLTAFVILFVFTGITAVLWLGGHDVLDGRLSGGELASFLFYAVVVAGSVGSLSEVYGDLQHAAGAAERLVELLRQQSDIAAPENPKPLPEPAEGAIALENVTFNYPSRPDEPALIDYRLNVRPGERVALVGPSGAGKTSVFNLLLRFYDPTQGTVRVDGMDLRQALPEEARARFGLVPQDPAIFAASAWENIRFGRPSASDEDVRAAARAAGAEEFLDALPEGFATFLGEKGMRLSGGQKQRLAIARAILRNPVILLLDEATSALDAESERAVQKALESLMVGRTTIVIAHRLATVQKADRIVVMQEGRVVAEGTHDALVAEDGLYARLASLQFDSTGADGAGDATVATTGPLSAESA